From the genome of Planctomycetota bacterium, one region includes:
- a CDS encoding mannitol-1-phosphate 5-dehydrogenase, protein MKTLLHFGAGRIGRSLVGRLFCEAGWRITFVDILPPLVEAISRRRSYRVRIKDALPRGAPDTAEVTGFDAMLSSEAARLAEAVRDADLISTAVGAANVPDVLAALAPGLARRDRGVSILFVENLRHAGRVAREALGRLLPEAPRVLERVGLVETTTHTMVPMMPPDVSRRDPLLIWCDAYSRILADRRGFLDPPADVPGLVLKDPFPPWMDRKLFIHNLGHAAAAYHGNLAGKETIWECVAEERIRAETRAAMGESAWALAREYPGEFTEANLAAHADDLLRRFANRLLGDTVYRVGADLWRKLGPDDRLMGAMRLVEAHGGRPEHIARAVAAALRFKAVGPDGRMLPRDEEFHRMLEARGPKAVLREVSGLNPGVPGDAAFVDLVLRAYGSGV, encoded by the coding sequence GTGAAGACGCTCCTGCATTTCGGCGCGGGGCGGATCGGCCGGTCGCTGGTGGGCCGTCTCTTCTGCGAGGCGGGGTGGCGCATCACGTTCGTGGACATCCTGCCGCCTCTGGTCGAGGCGATAAGCCGGCGGCGGTCGTATCGGGTCCGGATCAAGGACGCCCTCCCGCGCGGCGCGCCGGACACGGCCGAAGTGACCGGCTTCGACGCGATGCTCTCATCGGAGGCCGCGCGTCTCGCCGAGGCCGTCCGCGACGCCGACCTCATCAGCACCGCCGTCGGCGCGGCGAACGTGCCGGACGTCCTAGCGGCGCTGGCGCCGGGCCTTGCGCGCCGCGACCGGGGGGTCTCTATCCTTTTTGTGGAAAATCTTCGGCACGCCGGGCGCGTGGCCCGCGAGGCGCTCGGGCGCTTGCTTCCTGAGGCGCCGAGGGTGCTGGAGCGCGTCGGGCTGGTCGAGACGACGACGCACACGATGGTTCCGATGATGCCGCCCGACGTGAGCCGCCGTGACCCGCTCTTGATTTGGTGCGACGCGTACAGCCGGATCCTGGCCGACCGCCGTGGATTCCTCGACCCGCCCGCCGACGTTCCGGGCCTTGTCCTCAAGGACCCTTTTCCGCCCTGGATGGACCGCAAACTGTTCATCCACAACCTGGGCCACGCAGCGGCGGCGTATCACGGCAACCTCGCGGGGAAGGAAACCATCTGGGAGTGCGTCGCGGAAGAGCGCATCCGCGCCGAGACGCGCGCCGCGATGGGCGAGTCGGCCTGGGCGCTGGCGCGCGAGTACCCCGGCGAGTTCACGGAGGCGAACCTGGCGGCCCACGCCGACGACCTCCTGCGGCGGTTCGCGAACCGTCTCCTCGGCGACACGGTTTATCGGGTCGGCGCAGACCTCTGGCGGAAACTCGGACCGGACGACCGGCTGATGGGAGCGATGCGCCTGGTGGAGGCGCACGGCGGCAGGCCGGAGCACATCGCCCGGGCCGTCGCCGCCGCTCTGCGCTTCAAGGCCGTCGGGCCCGACGGCCGGATGCTCCCGCGCGACGAGGAGTTCCACCGGATGCTCGAGGCGCGCGGACCGAAGGCGGTGCTGCGCGAGGTTTCCGGACTCAATCCCGGCGTGCCGGGAGACG